Proteins from a single region of Streptomyces vinaceus:
- a CDS encoding tetratricopeptide repeat protein — MAAFPHSPNQTFRRLRDRNSPAEFAAMVRRAAKEIGETVSCDARYIGRVESGEIRCPNYAYERVFLHMFPGRTLADLGFSPREAVRGRSAQRSVPFTPKESDVLRRAFMAGGSATVAAATLGLTLLGDARRLPSRAGESEAAAVEEAVRQIRLLDDRHGADALYRKAAEPLRTAYALLDAGASRQSTEDRLHAGAGELAISVGWLAHDSGRFDDARSHYAEALATARVAGDAGLEAHAFSNMAFLARDCGRPRESVRAAQAGRRAARSLGSPRLLALLALREAGGWAGLADRKACEEALTRAHTEFSRGTAAADPEWMSFFGEAELESLESRCWAALGEHARAARHARRAADLQDPHFARNVALYTAELADDLARAGAPDEAAWAGGRVLDLLAEVQSTRIRSMLSGTARALVPHQRSPRVDAFLTRHAAV; from the coding sequence ATGGCGGCGTTCCCCCACTCACCCAATCAGACGTTCCGGCGACTGCGCGACCGCAACTCCCCGGCCGAGTTCGCGGCCATGGTGCGCCGGGCCGCGAAGGAGATCGGAGAAACGGTTTCCTGCGACGCCCGCTACATCGGGCGCGTCGAATCCGGCGAGATCCGCTGTCCCAACTACGCGTACGAGCGGGTCTTCCTGCACATGTTCCCCGGCCGCACCCTGGCCGACCTCGGCTTCTCCCCGCGCGAGGCGGTCCGCGGCCGGTCCGCGCAGCGCTCCGTACCTTTCACCCCCAAGGAGAGCGACGTGCTGCGTCGCGCGTTCATGGCGGGCGGCTCCGCTACCGTGGCGGCCGCGACGCTGGGCCTCACCCTGCTCGGCGACGCCCGCCGGCTGCCCTCACGGGCCGGGGAGTCCGAGGCGGCCGCGGTCGAGGAGGCCGTACGCCAGATCCGGCTGCTGGACGACCGGCACGGGGCCGACGCCCTGTACCGCAAGGCCGCCGAGCCCCTGCGCACCGCCTACGCGCTGCTGGACGCGGGGGCCTCCCGGCAGTCCACCGAGGACCGGCTGCACGCGGGCGCCGGGGAACTGGCCATCTCCGTGGGCTGGCTGGCGCACGACTCGGGCCGCTTCGACGACGCCCGCTCGCACTACGCCGAGGCCCTCGCGACGGCCCGGGTCGCCGGGGACGCCGGCCTGGAGGCGCACGCCTTCAGCAACATGGCCTTCCTGGCGCGGGACTGCGGGCGTCCGCGGGAGTCCGTACGGGCGGCCCAGGCGGGCCGCCGCGCCGCCCGCTCCCTCGGTTCCCCGCGGCTGCTGGCGCTGCTCGCCCTGCGCGAGGCGGGCGGCTGGGCGGGGCTGGCCGACCGCAAGGCCTGCGAGGAGGCGCTGACCCGGGCGCACACGGAGTTCTCGCGGGGTACGGCGGCCGCCGACCCGGAGTGGATGTCCTTCTTCGGCGAGGCCGAACTGGAGTCCCTGGAGTCGCGGTGCTGGGCGGCGCTCGGGGAGCACGCCCGCGCGGCCCGGCACGCCCGCCGCGCGGCCGACCTCCAGGATCCGCACTTCGCCCGCAACGTCGCCCTCTACACGGCCGAGCTGGCCGACGACCTGGCCCGCGCGGGCGCACCCGACGAGGCGGCCTGGGCGGGCGGCCGGGTCCTGGACCTGCTCGCCGAGGTCCAGTCCACCCGGATCCGGTCCATGCTCTCGGGCACGGCCCGCGCCCTGGTCCCGCACCAGCGCAGCCCCCGCGTGGACGCCTTCCTGACCCGCCACGCCGCGGTCTGA
- a CDS encoding spermidine synthase — translation MAGKGRGSGGGRQRGSAGSGAVVGQVDGGTAELAPDRERARAWTLLIDGAPQSHVDLADPGYLDFAYQRRIGHLIDLVAPARQPLNVVHLGGGAFTLARYTAAARPRSTQQVVEIDAALVAFVREHLPLDPQARVRVRAVDARAGLAKVPDGWADLVIADVFSGARTPAHLTSAEFLDDVRRALAPGGWYVANLADGPPLAHLKGQIATAASRFGHLALAADPVVWRAKRFGNAVLVAADRELPVAEFTRRVASDPHPGRVEHGRALADFAGGAAPVADASAVASPEPPPSVFR, via the coding sequence GTGGCAGGCAAGGGCAGAGGCAGCGGCGGTGGCAGGCAGCGCGGGAGCGCGGGCTCCGGGGCGGTCGTCGGGCAGGTGGACGGCGGCACGGCGGAGCTGGCTCCCGACCGGGAGCGCGCGCGGGCCTGGACCCTGCTCATCGACGGAGCCCCGCAGTCACATGTGGACCTGGCCGATCCGGGGTACCTGGACTTCGCCTACCAGCGGCGCATCGGCCACCTCATCGACCTCGTCGCCCCCGCCCGCCAGCCCCTGAACGTGGTGCACCTGGGCGGCGGCGCCTTCACCCTCGCGCGCTACACGGCCGCCGCCCGGCCCCGCTCCACCCAGCAGGTCGTGGAGATCGACGCCGCGCTGGTGGCCTTCGTACGGGAACACCTGCCGCTGGACCCGCAGGCGCGGGTCCGGGTCCGGGCGGTGGACGCGCGGGCGGGCCTGGCCAAGGTCCCGGACGGGTGGGCCGACCTGGTGATCGCGGACGTGTTCAGCGGTGCGCGCACCCCGGCGCACCTGACGAGCGCCGAGTTCCTGGACGACGTACGCCGGGCCCTGGCGCCCGGGGGGTGGTACGTGGCCAACCTCGCGGACGGCCCACCGCTCGCGCACCTGAAGGGTCAGATCGCGACGGCCGCCTCGCGCTTCGGACACCTGGCGCTGGCCGCCGATCCGGTGGTGTGGCGGGCGAAGCGGTTCGGCAACGCGGTGCTGGTGGCCGCCGACCGGGAGTTGCCGGTCGCCGAGTTCACCCGCCGGGTCGCGAGCGATCCGCATCCCGGCCGGGTCGAGCACGGCCGCGCCCTCGCCGATTTCGCGGGCGGCGCGGCCCCGGTCGCGGACGCGTCGGCGGTGGCCTCCCCGGAGCCCCCGCCGTCGGTCTTCCGCTGA
- a CDS encoding response regulator transcription factor, translating to MASVLVVEDDQFVRSALIRHLTEASHTVRSVGTALEALREVAHHRFDVVILDLGLPDLDGSEALKMLRGITDVPVIIATARDDEAEIVRLLNDGADDYLTKPFSVEHLSARMSAVLRRARAASGAEPPSRVLRVGGLAIDPLRRQAELDGAVLDLTRREFDLLAFLAGRPGVVVARRELLAEVWQQSYGDDQTIDVHLSWLRRKLGETAARPRYLHTLRGVGVKLEPPL from the coding sequence ATGGCAAGTGTGCTCGTGGTCGAGGACGACCAGTTCGTACGTTCGGCGCTGATCAGGCACCTGACCGAGGCCTCGCACACCGTGCGCAGCGTCGGTACGGCCCTGGAGGCACTGCGCGAGGTCGCCCACCACCGGTTCGACGTGGTCATCCTCGACCTCGGTCTGCCCGACCTCGACGGGTCGGAGGCGCTGAAGATGCTGCGCGGCATCACCGACGTACCGGTGATCATCGCCACCGCGCGCGACGACGAGGCGGAGATCGTCCGGCTCCTCAACGACGGCGCCGACGACTACCTGACCAAGCCCTTCTCCGTGGAGCACCTCTCCGCCCGGATGTCCGCCGTCCTGCGCCGCGCCCGCGCGGCCTCCGGGGCCGAACCGCCCTCGCGCGTGCTGCGGGTGGGCGGGCTGGCCATCGACCCGCTGCGGCGCCAGGCCGAGCTGGACGGGGCCGTACTGGACCTCACGCGGCGGGAGTTCGACCTGCTGGCCTTCCTCGCCGGGCGGCCCGGGGTGGTCGTGGCCCGGCGCGAGCTGCTCGCCGAGGTCTGGCAGCAGTCCTACGGGGACGACCAGACCATCGACGTGCACCTGTCCTGGCTGCGCCGCAAACTGGGCGAAACGGCCGCGCGCCCGCGGTACCTGCACACCCTGCGGGGGGTCGGCGTCAAGCTGGAGCCGCCGCTGTGA
- a CDS encoding sensor histidine kinase: MRWALVKVCLAVTAMVVVAFAVPLGLVVQEMASDRAFSNAERQAATIGPTLSITTEPGQLSKAVESTQMGAARRMAVHVPPVGGSAPVEIGTTRAGVHAVEETRRLGRAMTVRLAGGGSALLQPTALGSGDIAVVEVFVPESEVSNGVATAWVVLAGVGLALIVGSVAVADRLGARLVRPAERLADAAHQLGEGRLGARVPEDGPKELRSAAVAFNSMADQVVELLANERELAADLSHRLRTPLTVLRLNAASLGDGPAAEQTRAAVEQLEREVDTIIRTAREQRAPASGAAGGGGGAGCDASEVIRDRMAFWSALAEDEGREVRLAGVDRTVRLPVARPELAAALDALLGNVFRHTPEGTPFAVDVHDAGDAVIVLVSDAGPGIADPDAALRRGNDGGRDGSTGLGLDIVRRVAESTGGDVRIGRSMLGGTEVRVWIALDDRARGGAGGVRTRRVSRRKRRG; the protein is encoded by the coding sequence ATGAGGTGGGCGCTGGTCAAGGTGTGCCTTGCGGTCACGGCCATGGTGGTCGTGGCCTTCGCGGTACCGCTCGGGCTCGTCGTCCAGGAGATGGCCAGCGACCGGGCCTTCTCCAACGCCGAGCGCCAGGCCGCCACCATCGGGCCGACCCTCTCCATCACCACCGAGCCCGGGCAGCTGAGCAAGGCCGTGGAGTCGACGCAGATGGGCGCGGCCCGGCGGATGGCGGTCCACGTGCCCCCGGTCGGCGGCAGCGCGCCGGTGGAGATCGGTACCACGCGGGCCGGGGTGCACGCCGTGGAGGAGACCCGGCGGCTGGGGCGGGCGATGACGGTCCGGCTGGCCGGGGGCGGCTCGGCGCTGCTCCAGCCGACCGCCCTGGGGTCGGGGGACATCGCGGTCGTGGAGGTCTTCGTACCGGAGAGCGAGGTCAGCAACGGCGTCGCGACGGCCTGGGTCGTCCTCGCGGGCGTCGGCCTGGCGCTGATCGTGGGTTCGGTGGCGGTCGCCGACCGGCTCGGAGCCCGGCTGGTGCGCCCCGCCGAGCGGCTCGCGGACGCGGCGCACCAGCTGGGCGAGGGCCGGCTGGGGGCGCGGGTGCCGGAGGACGGGCCGAAGGAACTCCGCTCGGCGGCCGTCGCGTTCAACTCGATGGCGGACCAGGTGGTGGAACTCCTCGCCAACGAGCGGGAGCTGGCCGCCGACCTCTCGCACCGGCTGCGGACGCCGCTGACGGTGCTGCGGCTGAACGCGGCCTCGCTGGGCGACGGGCCGGCCGCGGAGCAGACCCGGGCGGCGGTGGAGCAGCTGGAGCGGGAGGTCGACACGATCATCCGTACCGCCCGCGAGCAGCGCGCCCCGGCGTCCGGCGCGGCCGGCGGCGGGGGCGGAGCGGGCTGCGACGCCTCGGAGGTGATCCGCGACCGGATGGCTTTCTGGTCGGCGCTGGCGGAGGACGAGGGCCGCGAGGTGCGGCTCGCGGGCGTCGACCGTACGGTACGGCTCCCGGTGGCCCGGCCGGAGCTCGCGGCCGCCCTCGACGCCCTGCTCGGCAACGTGTTCCGGCACACCCCGGAGGGCACGCCGTTCGCGGTGGACGTCCACGACGCGGGGGACGCGGTCATCGTGCTCGTCTCGGACGCGGGCCCGGGCATCGCCGATCCGGACGCGGCGCTGCGGCGCGGCAACGACGGCGGGCGGGACGGTTCGACGGGGCTCGGGCTGGACATCGTGCGCCGGGTCGCGGAATCGACGGGCGGCGACGTGCGGATCGGGCGCTCGATGCTCGGAGGGACCGAGGTCAGGGTGTGGATCGCCCTGGACGACCGGGCGCGGGGTGGGGCGGGGGGCGTACGGACGCGTCGGGTGAGCCGGCGCAAGCGGCGCGGCTGA
- a CDS encoding NADPH-dependent F420 reductase: MRYAVLGTGIVGRTVAARLVSLGHEVVIGTRDPGATSARTEYAEWQQAHPQVALAPFADAARHGEVLVNATGGQVSVAALTEADAEHLDGKVLIDIANPLDFSRGFPPTLDPVDDDSLGELLQRTFPALRVVKTLNTMNCQVMVEPARVPGEHSVFLSGEDADAKKSVRELLYSFGWPEASVLDLGGIESARGTEMLLPIWLRLMGTLGHTDFNFHIQGASAGD, from the coding sequence ATGCGTTACGCAGTCCTCGGCACCGGCATCGTCGGCCGTACGGTGGCCGCCCGCCTCGTCTCCCTCGGCCACGAGGTGGTCATCGGCACCCGGGATCCCGGGGCCACCTCGGCCCGTACCGAGTACGCCGAATGGCAGCAGGCCCACCCGCAGGTCGCCCTCGCCCCCTTCGCCGACGCCGCCCGGCACGGCGAGGTCCTGGTCAACGCCACCGGGGGGCAGGTCAGCGTCGCCGCCCTGACGGAGGCGGACGCCGAGCACCTGGACGGCAAGGTGCTGATCGACATCGCCAACCCCCTGGACTTCTCACGGGGGTTCCCGCCCACCCTCGACCCGGTGGACGACGACAGCCTGGGGGAGCTGCTCCAGCGGACGTTCCCGGCGCTGCGCGTGGTCAAGACGCTGAACACGATGAACTGCCAGGTCATGGTCGAACCGGCGCGGGTGCCGGGCGAGCACTCCGTGTTCCTGTCGGGGGAGGACGCCGACGCCAAGAAGTCCGTGCGCGAACTGCTGTACTCCTTCGGCTGGCCGGAGGCGAGCGTCCTCGACCTCGGCGGGATCGAGTCGGCCCGCGGTACGGAGATGCTCCTGCCCATCTGGCTCCGGCTGATGGGCACGCTCGGCCACACGGACTTCAACTTCCACATCCAGGGCGCGTCGGCGGGCGACTGA
- a CDS encoding DUF3303 family protein, whose amino-acid sequence MRVMLRAHIDTQAANEATRAGVLPQAMKKLMDKVKPEAAYFGPSEGVRSCWIVFDMQDSWEMPALLEGLFTELNAEIEISPVMNAEDLARGLSQMQGG is encoded by the coding sequence ATGAGAGTCATGCTCCGGGCCCATATCGACACGCAGGCCGCCAATGAGGCCACCAGGGCCGGCGTCCTGCCCCAGGCCATGAAGAAGCTCATGGACAAGGTCAAGCCGGAAGCCGCGTACTTCGGCCCCTCCGAGGGCGTCCGGAGCTGCTGGATCGTCTTCGACATGCAGGACAGCTGGGAGATGCCGGCGCTGCTCGAAGGACTCTTCACGGAGCTGAACGCCGAGATCGAGATCAGTCCGGTCATGAACGCGGAGGACCTGGCGAGGGGGCTCTCGCAGATGCAGGGCGGGTAG
- a CDS encoding MarR family winged helix-turn-helix transcriptional regulator, which produces MSTDSPRSSDAARDEWSRAELLARIVTESQRHYADYSLFNQAMADHVGLHPTDMQCVGLLDMEPGPVSTGDIARLTGLTSGSATRLVDRLVKAGIVERLADPHDRRRSLVALAPEARRRIGEAWDTPGRAFGAVLESYSDSELAVIADYLHRAAEVGRAQAQRLNSGG; this is translated from the coding sequence ATGTCAACCGATTCCCCTCGTTCGAGTGACGCCGCCCGCGATGAGTGGAGCCGAGCCGAGCTGCTCGCGCGGATCGTCACCGAGAGCCAGCGGCACTACGCCGACTACTCGCTCTTCAACCAGGCGATGGCCGACCACGTCGGCCTGCACCCCACCGACATGCAGTGCGTCGGACTCCTCGACATGGAGCCCGGGCCCGTCAGCACCGGTGACATCGCCCGCCTCACCGGCCTGACCTCCGGCTCCGCCACCCGCCTCGTCGACCGGCTGGTCAAGGCCGGTATCGTCGAGCGGCTCGCCGACCCCCACGACCGGCGCCGCTCCCTCGTCGCCCTCGCCCCCGAGGCCCGCCGGCGGATCGGCGAGGCCTGGGACACCCCCGGCCGGGCCTTCGGCGCGGTCCTGGAGAGCTACTCCGACTCCGAACTCGCCGTCATCGCCGACTACCTGCACCGCGCCGCCGAGGTCGGCCGGGCCCAGGCCCAGCGCCTCAACTCCGGCGGCTGA